One Variibacter gotjawalensis genomic window, TAAGGCAATCGCTCCAGATTACGCGCTGGGAAACCACGTTGCAGCGCTCGGACTGACGTTCTCTGATGGCGAGATGTTGGCCGAACAATTTCGCTCTGGCGCAATCGTCGGATTGCATGGGTCTTGGAACCGCAAGCCGCACAGCGGTTACAAAGTCGTGCATGTGCCGTTCAGCCATGGGAAGCCCGATGGCCTGCCTGTCGATGTGTTAACAGACTTTTTGAACGATAGAGGCGAAGCGCTCGGCCGGCCCGTCGGTGTTGCAATTGACAAGCGCGGCTTCTTGCTGGTGGCTGACGACGTAGGCAACGTTATTTGGCGTGTGGGTGGTGCCTCAACGAGGCAAGCCGACATCAATTGAGCGATCTTTGTCAAACCCGAACACCGCAGATCGAGCGTGCTTGCTGCTCATCCGGCTGCCTATTGCTAAACCTACTCGAATTCTTCGCTCATTAACGACATAGTTCGCCGCTCTTGCCCGTGCACGCGGCATCGTCGGCTCTACATTCTCATGCAAAACGATTGGTTGAAATGGAACGTAATTTAAGTGCCCATGTTGCTCACCTGATAATGTGGCCCCGCTCCTTCCGCCCCTTGATCCATACTCCCCGATCGAAACCTTCATCCGCGGTTCAAGATAGCCAGAACTGGTCACGTTAACATGCCATCCAATCAGTCATTGAAAATGCATATTGCCCGCAGCGGTTCGGAACCTTCCGGTAGAGGTTCCGCTGACTATTTCACCGGCAATGTTCGGATTGATCCCGTCTTTCCGGTTCGCGAGCCGGGACGGGCGACAGCGGCCCACGTGACATTTGAGCCTGGCGCACGAACCGCTTGGCACACTCATCCGCTTGGACAAACGATTGTCGTCACGTCCGGTTTAGGTTGGGTACAGAGTGAAGGCGCATCAAAGGAGGATATTCGCGTTGGTGACGTGGTGTATTTTCCACCGGGTTTGAAGCATTGGCACGGCGCATCTTTAACGGCGGGCATGTCTCACTACGCCATCCAAGAGGCGCTTGGTGGCAAAACAGTCGATTGGCTCGAGCATGTTACCGACGACCAGTATCGGAATTGACCAACAGCGAT contains:
- a CDS encoding (R)-mandelonitrile lyase, encoding MHIARSGSEPSGRGSADYFTGNVRIDPVFPVREPGRATAAHVTFEPGARTAWHTHPLGQTIVVTSGLGWVQSEGASKEDIRVGDVVYFPPGLKHWHGASLTAGMSHYAIQEALGGKTVDWLEHVTDDQYRN